The following proteins are encoded in a genomic region of Leifsonia psychrotolerans:
- a CDS encoding MFS transporter has product MELGTVKNDETPGVEMPMNPGATAESNSSETSIPGTPPTTPMVLDAAPGEGVLSPRFRWISVGMFSLILLSAFESMAVTTVMPGVSKLLGGESLYALAFAGPLAVSVVGMVLAGNWSDRRGPRGALLASVVLFTIGLIVAGTAQTMEVLVVGRLIHGLGGGAIIVALYVIVARVFPAILHPRIFAGFAAAWVIPSLIGPFLAGVVAETFTWHWVFLGVVLLVVPALIMVLPALRGMGNKLGPDAAPWSISRIAWSALAAVAVLTLNLSATAEGVARWLVPVVAIVVVALAVRPLLPVGTLRAAAGLPSVVLFRGIIAGAFFSAEIYVPYLLSSQYGLTPSMAGLALTLGGVAWAIASQVQGRYPIQLTHPRCFGIGLALLGFALAVAIVAPLSGMPPWALIVGWGFGGAGMGLMYPRTSVIALQASTVDNQGFVSSAISIADAIGSAACIALTGIVFVSLAALGGVWPFVGCFTLAALIWAAGLGAGWRAVGRPATR; this is encoded by the coding sequence ATGGAATTAGGAACTGTGAAGAACGACGAGACACCAGGCGTCGAGATGCCGATGAATCCCGGGGCGACCGCTGAATCGAATTCATCTGAGACCAGCATCCCGGGAACGCCCCCAACGACACCGATGGTACTCGACGCCGCGCCCGGCGAGGGGGTGCTGAGCCCGCGTTTCCGGTGGATCAGCGTCGGCATGTTCTCGCTGATTCTGCTGAGTGCCTTCGAGTCGATGGCCGTGACCACGGTCATGCCGGGCGTCAGCAAGCTGCTCGGCGGCGAATCGCTCTACGCGTTGGCCTTCGCCGGCCCTTTGGCGGTCAGCGTGGTGGGCATGGTGCTCGCCGGAAACTGGTCGGACCGGCGCGGTCCGCGTGGGGCGCTGTTGGCATCCGTTGTGCTCTTCACGATCGGACTGATCGTTGCCGGTACGGCGCAGACGATGGAGGTGCTCGTCGTCGGTCGTTTGATTCACGGGCTGGGTGGCGGCGCCATCATCGTCGCGCTCTACGTGATCGTCGCGCGCGTCTTCCCAGCGATTTTGCACCCTCGAATCTTTGCCGGTTTCGCAGCAGCCTGGGTGATTCCCTCGCTGATCGGCCCCTTCCTGGCCGGTGTTGTGGCCGAGACCTTTACCTGGCACTGGGTTTTTCTCGGCGTCGTGCTGCTTGTCGTTCCGGCCCTGATCATGGTGCTTCCGGCGCTGCGCGGCATGGGCAACAAACTGGGCCCGGATGCCGCGCCCTGGAGTATCTCGCGCATCGCCTGGTCGGCGCTGGCCGCCGTGGCCGTGCTCACCCTGAACCTGTCGGCCACAGCTGAAGGTGTGGCGCGCTGGCTCGTCCCCGTCGTGGCCATCGTCGTCGTGGCACTTGCCGTGCGCCCGTTGCTGCCGGTAGGCACTCTGCGCGCCGCAGCCGGCCTGCCGAGCGTGGTGCTGTTTCGCGGCATCATCGCCGGTGCCTTCTTCAGCGCTGAAATCTATGTTCCGTACCTGCTGTCGTCGCAGTACGGCCTGACCCCCTCGATGGCCGGGCTGGCCCTGACCCTCGGCGGTGTCGCCTGGGCGATCGCGTCGCAGGTGCAGGGGCGATATCCGATTCAGCTCACCCATCCGCGCTGCTTCGGCATCGGCTTGGCGCTGCTCGGCTTCGCGCTGGCCGTGGCCATCGTTGCGCCGCTCTCCGGGATGCCGCCGTGGGCGCTCATCGTGGGTTGGGGCTTCGGAGGCGCCGGCATGGGGCTCATGTACCCGCGCACCTCCGTCATCGCGCTTCAAGCGTCGACCGTCGACAACCAAGGATTTGTCAGCAGTGCGATCTCGATTGCGGATGCGATCGGCTCGGCGGCCTGTATCGCCCTCACGGGAATCGTGTTCGTCTCGTTGGCGGCATTGGGCGGAGTGTGGCCGTTCGTTGGCTGCTTCACCCTCGCCGCGCTGATCTGGGCAGCCGGCCTGGGCGCCGGCTGGCGTGCGGTCGGGCGGCCCGCCACTCGCTGA
- a CDS encoding DUF3105 domain-containing protein: MTPASSSGSKAGAETPTIKQQRQIQRDKKLEEFRRQEKRSKRNRTIGIVSGAVAVVAVVGLVVTSVVLTPQKTTYTAGGTGAKVSGAETFTNGAGHVETAVTYPQTPPAGGEHNPMWLNCGVYTEPVPNENAVHSLEHGAVWVTYDPSISDDDLAALKLKLPSTYVVLSPFADIPAPIVVSAWNAQLQVKTADDPRISEFIEEYWKNESVPEPGSACTGALDAPGKVS; this comes from the coding sequence ATGACCCCCGCTTCATCCTCCGGCTCGAAGGCCGGGGCAGAGACCCCGACCATCAAGCAGCAACGCCAGATTCAGCGCGACAAGAAGCTTGAAGAGTTCCGTCGTCAGGAGAAGCGCAGCAAGCGTAACCGCACGATCGGAATCGTCTCTGGTGCCGTCGCTGTGGTGGCGGTTGTCGGCCTCGTTGTCACATCCGTCGTTTTGACCCCACAAAAGACGACATATACCGCTGGGGGCACGGGCGCCAAGGTCTCGGGCGCCGAGACATTCACGAACGGCGCCGGTCACGTTGAGACCGCCGTCACGTATCCGCAGACGCCACCCGCCGGTGGCGAGCATAACCCCATGTGGCTCAACTGCGGTGTCTACACCGAACCCGTTCCTAACGAGAATGCTGTGCACTCGCTCGAGCACGGCGCCGTGTGGGTCACCTACGACCCGTCGATCAGCGACGACGACCTCGCAGCTCTCAAGCTGAAGCTGCCGTCGACGTATGTCGTTCTCTCGCCGTTTGCAGATATCCCTGCACCGATCGTGGTCAGCGCCTGGAACGCTCAGCTGCAGGTCAAGACCGCTGACGACCCGCGTATCTCCGAGTTCATTGAGGAGTACTGGAAGAACGAAAGCGTTCCAGAGCCCGGCTCCGCCTGCACGGGCGCACTCGACGCCCCCGGCAAGGTCAGCTAA
- a CDS encoding DUF305 domain-containing protein — translation MSETDVPRPRSRAVLVIAVLALVVVVGIGSFAAGRLSTLRTSTPGTTSAEAGFSRDMQVHHDQGVELAMIVRDRTDAPDVRLLAYDIARTQSQQSGQMYGWLTEWGVSQASPEPPMTWMTRPGRSDTGHTHESMHAAGQPMPGLATPAQIAELTAASGVEAEKIFLTLMIAHHQGAVDMAESVQDRANNSSVLTFANSVVLSQKSEIELMQSMLAKRQ, via the coding sequence GTGTCAGAAACAGACGTGCCGCGCCCTCGTAGTCGCGCAGTTCTCGTGATCGCCGTGCTCGCGCTTGTCGTCGTCGTGGGTATCGGCTCGTTCGCGGCCGGGCGGCTCAGCACGCTTCGCACGTCAACGCCCGGCACGACCAGCGCCGAAGCCGGTTTCTCCCGCGACATGCAGGTGCACCACGATCAGGGCGTCGAGCTCGCGATGATCGTGCGTGACCGTACGGATGCCCCTGACGTGCGCCTGCTCGCCTACGACATTGCGAGAACGCAGTCCCAGCAGTCCGGCCAAATGTACGGATGGCTCACCGAATGGGGTGTGTCACAGGCCTCCCCCGAGCCGCCGATGACCTGGATGACCCGCCCCGGCCGATCCGACACCGGACATACCCACGAATCGATGCATGCGGCAGGCCAGCCCATGCCGGGCCTGGCGACTCCCGCGCAGATCGCTGAACTGACGGCGGCATCCGGGGTGGAGGCGGAGAAGATCTTTCTCACGCTCATGATCGCCCACCACCAGGGCGCAGTCGACATGGCAGAGTCGGTGCAGGATCGGGCCAACAACAGCTCGGTGCTCACCTTCGCGAACAGCGTCGTGCTGAGTCAGAAGTCAGAGATTGAATTGATGCAAAGCATGTTGGCGAAGCGGCAGTAG
- a CDS encoding ABC transporter ATP-binding protein gives MRGGGGGGGRRGGGRVSSGDARAQRAENASAPVIHNLLSRIGGLFTPYRRPLTLTIILVIVSAALSVIPPLLTQRVFDDALFPRGQEPDLRLLAILVGLMAAVFVSSALLGVWQTWLTATVGNKVMGALRVKLFSHLQSMELSFFTRTKTGVIQSRLQNDVGGVANVLTNTISSVLGNTVTVIAAFAAMVLLNWQLTIVAVILMPVLVIAQRRVGQVRARIAGKTQESLSDMTAITQEALSVSGILLSKSFTRQSAETARYSDENQNQVNLQVRLEMSGQWFFAMVNIFLSSIPAIVYLVAGFLLNNGAADVTAGTIVAFTTVQARLMFPLLGLMRVALDLQTSSALFARIFEYLDLRPAISDRRDALAVPATSAASGRVEFDQVSFRYPDMATDARPTLDDVSFTIEPGQFAAFVGPSGAGKTTVSYLIPRFYEASAGRVLFAGIDVRDLIQNSLVSHIGIVSQETYLFHATIAENLRYAKPDATLEELETAARAANIHDTIASFPERYDTVVGERGYRLSGGEKQRIAIARVLLKDPEVLILDEATSALDAISERVVQAALDTASRGRTTIAIAHRLSTILAADVIFVVDAGRIVERGSHTELLERGGIYARLYSEQVTTS, from the coding sequence ATGCGTGGTGGTGGAGGCGGTGGCGGCCGGCGTGGTGGCGGGCGCGTGAGCAGCGGAGACGCACGAGCCCAACGTGCCGAGAATGCGTCGGCGCCCGTTATTCATAACCTGCTGAGCCGAATCGGCGGGCTGTTCACCCCCTATCGGCGCCCGCTCACGCTCACCATCATCCTCGTCATCGTGAGCGCCGCGCTCTCGGTGATTCCGCCGCTACTCACCCAGCGCGTGTTCGACGACGCACTCTTTCCGCGCGGGCAGGAGCCCGACCTCCGATTGCTGGCGATTCTCGTCGGGCTGATGGCCGCGGTCTTCGTCAGCTCGGCGCTGCTCGGCGTCTGGCAGACCTGGTTGACGGCCACCGTCGGCAACAAAGTCATGGGGGCCTTGCGCGTCAAGCTCTTCTCCCACTTGCAGTCCATGGAACTCAGCTTTTTCACGCGCACGAAGACCGGCGTCATCCAGTCACGTTTGCAGAACGACGTCGGCGGCGTCGCGAACGTGCTCACCAACACCATCTCGAGTGTGCTCGGCAATACCGTGACGGTCATCGCGGCCTTCGCCGCCATGGTGCTCCTCAACTGGCAGCTCACTATCGTGGCCGTGATTCTGATGCCGGTGCTCGTCATCGCGCAGCGCCGGGTCGGTCAGGTGCGCGCCCGAATCGCGGGTAAGACGCAGGAATCCCTCTCCGACATGACGGCGATCACCCAGGAGGCGCTGAGCGTGTCCGGCATCCTGCTGTCGAAGAGTTTCACGCGGCAGAGCGCCGAGACGGCCCGTTACTCCGACGAGAACCAGAACCAGGTGAACCTGCAGGTGCGCCTGGAGATGAGTGGCCAGTGGTTCTTCGCAATGGTCAACATTTTTCTCTCGAGCATTCCGGCCATCGTCTACCTGGTGGCTGGCTTTTTGTTGAACAACGGTGCAGCCGATGTGACGGCGGGCACCATCGTGGCCTTCACGACGGTGCAGGCCCGACTGATGTTCCCGCTGCTGGGGCTCATGCGAGTCGCGCTCGATTTGCAGACCTCGAGCGCGCTGTTTGCACGCATCTTCGAGTACCTCGACCTGCGCCCGGCGATCAGCGACCGTCGCGACGCCCTCGCCGTTCCCGCGACGAGCGCTGCGTCGGGTCGCGTGGAATTCGATCAGGTGTCGTTCCGGTATCCCGACATGGCAACGGATGCCCGTCCCACCCTCGATGATGTCTCATTCACCATCGAGCCCGGGCAGTTCGCAGCCTTCGTCGGCCCGTCCGGCGCGGGCAAGACCACGGTGTCGTATCTGATTCCGCGCTTCTACGAGGCGTCGGCGGGACGCGTGCTTTTCGCCGGGATCGACGTGCGTGACCTCATCCAGAACTCCCTCGTCTCTCACATCGGCATCGTGAGCCAAGAGACCTACCTCTTTCATGCCACGATCGCCGAGAACCTGCGGTATGCGAAACCGGATGCGACGCTCGAAGAGCTCGAGACCGCCGCGCGGGCCGCGAATATCCACGACACAATCGCCTCGTTCCCTGAGCGGTACGACACCGTGGTCGGCGAGCGTGGGTACCGGCTGTCCGGGGGTGAGAAACAGCGCATCGCCATCGCCCGAGTGCTGCTGAAAGACCCGGAGGTGCTCATTCTCGACGAGGCCACGAGTGCGCTGGACGCGATTTCGGAGCGCGTCGTGCAGGCCGCGCTCGACACCGCCTCGCGCGGACGCACGACGATCGCCATTGCCCACCGGCTCTCGACGATTCTCGCCGCCGACGTCATCTTCGTCGTCGACGCGGGTCGGATCGTCGAGCGCGGCTCGCACACTGAGCTGCTCGAACGCGGCGGTATCTATGCGCGGCTCTACTCAGAGCAGGTCACGACCTCGTAG
- a CDS encoding carbohydrate ABC transporter permease yields the protein MTAVDPLATPDLAEVRNVASATSARNLTLVKPKRSLGGRIVGFFSHGIVNLVLCVIAVFWLVPTVGLFVSSLRSSLNNSQSGWWTVFTKPAELTLQNYSNLVGNSQFMGSFVNTILITVPATLLVIGIGALAGYAFAWIKFPGRDWLLIAVIVLLAVPVQVALIPIAKLFGSIGLFGSIVGVIIFHVSFGLPFAIFLLRNYFTQVPGELLEAARIDGASEWRIFSRIILPLGMPAIASLGIFQFLWVWNDLLIALIFTNASSQPVTVAIQSQLRQFGANIDVLSSGAFLSMIIPLIVFFAFQRYFVTALLAGSQR from the coding sequence ATGACCGCCGTCGACCCGCTCGCTACCCCCGACCTCGCCGAAGTGAGAAACGTGGCGAGTGCGACGAGCGCCCGCAACCTCACCCTCGTCAAACCCAAGCGTTCTCTCGGCGGTCGCATCGTCGGGTTCTTCAGTCACGGCATCGTCAACCTGGTGCTTTGCGTCATCGCGGTGTTCTGGCTGGTGCCCACCGTCGGGCTGTTCGTTTCATCGCTCCGCAGCAGCCTGAACAACAGCCAGTCGGGGTGGTGGACGGTCTTCACGAAGCCGGCCGAGTTGACCCTCCAGAATTACAGCAACCTGGTCGGCAACTCCCAGTTCATGGGTTCCTTTGTCAACACCATCCTCATCACCGTTCCAGCGACCTTGCTCGTCATCGGCATTGGCGCTCTGGCCGGTTACGCGTTTGCCTGGATCAAATTCCCCGGGCGGGACTGGCTGTTGATCGCTGTGATTGTGCTGCTGGCCGTGCCCGTGCAGGTCGCACTGATTCCGATTGCGAAGCTCTTCGGTTCGATTGGGCTCTTCGGCTCCATAGTCGGCGTGATCATCTTCCACGTCTCGTTCGGGCTGCCATTCGCGATATTCCTGTTGCGGAATTACTTCACCCAGGTTCCCGGTGAACTGCTTGAAGCCGCCCGCATTGACGGAGCGAGCGAGTGGCGAATCTTCTCGCGCATCATCCTGCCGCTGGGTATGCCGGCCATCGCGTCGCTCGGTATCTTTCAGTTTCTGTGGGTGTGGAATGACCTGCTGATCGCCCTGATCTTCACCAACGCGTCGTCCCAACCGGTGACCGTGGCGATCCAAAGCCAGTTGCGGCAGTTCGGTGCCAACATCGACGTGCTCTCCTCCGGCGCGTTTCTGTCGATGATCATTCCCTTGATCGTCTTCTTCGCCTTCCAGCGCTACTTCGTCACCGCGCTGCTCGCTGGTTCGCAGCGCTGA
- a CDS encoding ABC transporter permease — translation MTRSLAGAADRSGGAGTATEATRPTGSGTPSSRHPVAAGRHRALIAAAFLAPALLLLGVLVAYPVVYSVWRSLYDAAGTNFLGLGNYVTMFTDPATFISIRNNVIWVLVVPVSVTIIGLIFAVLMDRIKWGTAFKLIVFMPMAISMVAAGVIFRTTFQENPNLGLVNATLVGIHNAVGGGSVYPNARPRENTGLTTTDGAVLAANPVSPGSMQDFPLIGVTPKSLPGNATVAVAAPQPAADAIAGTVWLDFVRGGGGTAGALGDGKKGLPGIEVNAVNSAGTIVGTTRTADDGSYVLAKLPAGAVSVTLPASNFSAPYAGVSWLGPTLVTAVVILSYIWIWAGFAMVMIASGLSAMDRSLQEAARMDGANEWQVFRRITAPLLSPVLIVVFVTLIVNVLKIFDLVYVIPPPSSLPAATVIAVQMWTVSFGGGNDQGLGSALSILLLVLVLPFMIINVRRFRSDRDR, via the coding sequence ATGACACGCTCACTCGCCGGCGCCGCCGACCGGTCCGGCGGTGCCGGTACTGCTACGGAAGCGACTCGACCCACCGGATCCGGGACACCATCCTCCCGGCATCCGGTGGCGGCTGGCCGCCATCGCGCCCTGATCGCGGCCGCCTTCCTGGCGCCGGCCCTCCTGCTGCTCGGTGTGCTCGTCGCGTACCCGGTGGTCTACTCGGTCTGGCGTTCACTGTATGACGCGGCAGGCACGAATTTTCTCGGCCTGGGCAACTACGTGACGATGTTCACCGACCCGGCCACCTTTATCTCCATCCGGAACAACGTCATCTGGGTGCTGGTGGTTCCGGTGAGCGTCACGATCATTGGGCTCATCTTCGCGGTGCTGATGGACCGCATCAAATGGGGGACCGCCTTCAAGCTGATCGTGTTCATGCCCATGGCGATCTCGATGGTCGCGGCCGGCGTGATCTTTCGCACCACATTTCAAGAGAACCCCAATCTTGGCCTGGTGAACGCCACACTGGTGGGCATCCACAACGCCGTGGGCGGCGGTTCGGTCTACCCGAACGCCCGGCCGCGCGAGAACACCGGGCTGACGACCACGGATGGCGCGGTGCTGGCCGCCAACCCGGTCAGTCCGGGCTCCATGCAAGATTTTCCGTTGATCGGTGTCACCCCGAAGTCGCTTCCGGGCAATGCAACAGTCGCTGTCGCAGCCCCCCAGCCCGCCGCCGACGCGATCGCCGGAACCGTCTGGCTCGACTTCGTCAGGGGCGGCGGCGGAACAGCGGGTGCTCTCGGCGACGGCAAGAAGGGCTTGCCGGGCATCGAGGTTAACGCCGTCAACTCGGCGGGCACGATCGTCGGCACGACGCGCACGGCCGACGACGGCAGCTATGTGCTGGCGAAGCTGCCGGCCGGGGCGGTGTCGGTGACACTGCCGGCCTCCAATTTCAGCGCGCCGTACGCCGGGGTGTCCTGGCTCGGGCCGACACTCGTCACCGCCGTCGTGATCCTCAGCTACATCTGGATCTGGGCCGGTTTCGCGATGGTGATGATCGCATCCGGCCTCTCGGCGATGGATCGTTCCCTGCAGGAGGCCGCCCGCATGGACGGTGCCAACGAGTGGCAGGTCTTCCGACGCATCACCGCGCCTCTGCTCTCGCCGGTGTTGATCGTCGTCTTTGTGACTCTCATCGTGAACGTGCTGAAGATCTTCGACCTGGTTTATGTCATTCCACCGCCGTCATCGCTGCCGGCTGCGACGGTGATCGCCGTGCAGATGTGGACGGTATCGTTCGGCGGCGGTAACGACCAGGGGCTCGGATCCGCGCTCTCCATCCTGCTGCTGGTGCTGGTGCTGCCCTTCATGATCATCAATGTGCGCCGTTTCAGATCAGACCGGGACCGCTGA
- a CDS encoding ABC transporter substrate-binding protein: protein MNTMRQRRYLAPLAIAGSIAVVLSACSSGASTTSASPTSPSADLKGVTLNVAADWSGTEQTNFEKVLAQFTADTGAQVNYTSYGSNVATTLNTKIEGGDPPDVAVIPQPGLLNSLAKAGSLIPLDSATQATVKADYSQDWIDLGTSDGKMYGVWFKGANKSTVWYNTTVYDDAGATVPKTWDDFLTQLGVVANSGVYGLSIGADAGWPLTDWFENVYLRTAGPAMYDKLSTHSIPWTDASVTTALTDLATLWSNATVVQPGTAQRTFGDSVIAVFGDPPAAGTVYEGDFVASNIASDTKSVVGKTAKFYDFPSINDSPTSVVGGGNVAAQLKDNKGAAALMSYLATPEAATIWVKAGGFTSPNKKVDMAAYPDATSKQIAQALVDAKTFRFDMSDQAPSAFGGTPGAGEWQILIDFFNSPTDIAGTQQKLEAAAAAAWGN, encoded by the coding sequence ATGAACACCATGCGGCAACGCCGTTACCTCGCACCACTGGCCATTGCGGGATCGATCGCCGTCGTGCTGTCGGCCTGCTCCAGTGGGGCGAGCACGACCAGTGCGAGCCCGACGAGCCCATCCGCCGACCTGAAGGGCGTCACTCTCAACGTGGCCGCCGACTGGTCGGGCACCGAGCAGACGAATTTTGAAAAGGTTCTGGCCCAATTCACCGCCGACACCGGGGCGCAGGTCAACTACACGAGCTACGGCAGCAACGTCGCCACGACTCTGAACACAAAGATTGAGGGCGGCGATCCACCGGATGTCGCGGTCATCCCGCAGCCGGGATTGTTGAACTCGCTGGCGAAGGCCGGCAGCCTCATCCCGCTCGATTCGGCAACCCAAGCCACAGTAAAGGCCGACTACTCGCAAGACTGGATCGACCTCGGTACCTCGGACGGAAAGATGTACGGCGTCTGGTTCAAGGGCGCCAACAAATCGACCGTCTGGTACAACACGACTGTGTACGACGACGCCGGTGCAACGGTGCCCAAGACCTGGGATGACTTCCTCACGCAGCTCGGAGTGGTCGCCAATTCCGGGGTCTACGGACTCTCCATCGGTGCGGATGCGGGTTGGCCGCTGACCGACTGGTTCGAGAACGTCTACCTCCGCACCGCCGGGCCGGCCATGTACGACAAGCTCAGCACCCACTCGATTCCGTGGACGGACGCCTCCGTCACCACGGCCCTGACCGACTTGGCCACACTCTGGTCGAACGCGACTGTGGTGCAGCCCGGCACTGCGCAGCGCACCTTCGGAGATTCTGTCATCGCCGTGTTCGGCGATCCGCCAGCCGCCGGTACCGTTTACGAGGGCGATTTCGTGGCCAGCAACATCGCGAGCGACACCAAGTCGGTCGTCGGCAAGACGGCGAAGTTCTACGATTTCCCCTCGATCAACGACTCCCCGACATCGGTGGTGGGCGGCGGCAACGTCGCAGCCCAGCTGAAAGACAACAAGGGTGCAGCAGCGCTCATGAGCTATCTGGCCACACCCGAAGCGGCAACCATCTGGGTGAAGGCCGGCGGCTTCACGTCGCCCAACAAGAAGGTCGACATGGCGGCCTACCCGGATGCGACGAGCAAGCAGATCGCCCAGGCCCTCGTTGACGCCAAGACCTTCCGTTTCGACATGTCAGACCAGGCACCGAGCGCATTCGGCGGCACCCCGGGCGCCGGCGAATGGCAGATTCTGATCGACTTCTTCAACAGCCCGACGGACATCGCGGGAACCCAACAGAAACTGGAAGCAGCCGCGGCCGCAGCCTGGGGCAACTGA
- a CDS encoding YqaJ viral recombinase family protein: MTDTLFPLFDEAANPARRPQIPSHVQRIVADSTDRVAWLRARNQGITATDVAKLATPKSVQNAAYDKMHGTSFSGNSYTDHGRAREPEIAAWVQNNYGIEPSTALFRAEHHVRHLATPDGVLLTQSGNLELAEIKTTSKPWRSIPRSYLRQVWWQQYVLGAERTLLVWEQHENFVPVSAVPECRWIERDEDQIAILVGFANDLIDILDHQARQNRQP; the protein is encoded by the coding sequence GTGACCGACACCTTGTTCCCGCTCTTCGATGAGGCGGCGAACCCCGCACGTCGGCCCCAAATTCCCTCACACGTGCAGCGCATCGTCGCCGATTCGACCGACCGGGTCGCCTGGCTGCGCGCCCGTAACCAGGGCATTACCGCCACGGATGTCGCCAAGCTCGCCACCCCCAAATCGGTGCAGAACGCGGCCTACGACAAAATGCACGGCACCAGTTTCAGCGGCAACAGTTACACCGACCATGGTCGGGCGCGTGAGCCGGAGATCGCCGCCTGGGTGCAGAACAACTACGGCATCGAGCCGAGCACTGCGCTGTTTCGCGCTGAACATCACGTGCGGCACTTGGCCACCCCCGATGGTGTGCTGTTGACACAGAGCGGCAATCTTGAGCTCGCCGAGATCAAGACCACGAGCAAGCCGTGGCGCAGCATCCCGCGTTCCTATCTGCGACAGGTGTGGTGGCAACAATATGTGCTGGGCGCCGAGCGCACTCTGCTGGTCTGGGAGCAGCACGAGAACTTCGTGCCGGTCAGTGCGGTGCCGGAATGCCGATGGATCGAGCGTGACGAAGACCAGATTGCGATCCTGGTGGGCTTTGCGAACGACCTGATCGACATTCTCGATCATCAGGCTCGGCAGAATCGGCAGCCGTAA
- a CDS encoding response regulator transcription factor: MSTRVNDRPAQGPRLSKADGSQIRVLVVDDEPTLADLLAMALRYEGWDVRTAGDGHKALSIAREFRPDAIVLDIMLPDIDGLQVLQRVRADGNETPVLFLTAKDSLDDRIAGLTAGGDDYVTKPFSLEEVVARLRGLIRRSTLSVADTNDPLIQVGDLTLDEDSYEVFRAGEPIELTATEFELLRFLMRNPRRVLSKAQILDRVWSYDFGGRSSVVEIYISYLRKKIDAGRAPMIHTVRGAGYMLKAVT; encoded by the coding sequence ATGAGTACTCGCGTGAACGACCGTCCCGCGCAGGGGCCGCGCCTCAGCAAGGCCGACGGAAGCCAGATTCGCGTTCTCGTCGTCGACGATGAACCGACCCTGGCCGACCTGCTGGCCATGGCCTTGCGCTATGAAGGCTGGGACGTACGCACGGCCGGCGACGGCCATAAAGCGCTGTCGATCGCTCGAGAGTTTCGTCCGGATGCGATCGTTCTCGACATCATGTTGCCCGACATCGACGGCTTGCAGGTGCTGCAACGGGTACGGGCCGATGGCAACGAGACTCCGGTGCTCTTTCTCACCGCGAAGGATTCGCTCGACGACCGCATCGCCGGTCTCACGGCGGGCGGCGACGACTATGTCACCAAGCCGTTCAGCCTCGAAGAAGTGGTGGCTCGCCTGCGCGGGCTCATCCGTCGCTCCACGCTCTCGGTGGCCGACACGAACGACCCGCTGATTCAGGTCGGCGACCTCACACTCGACGAGGACAGCTATGAGGTGTTCCGGGCCGGAGAGCCGATCGAACTCACCGCCACCGAGTTCGAGCTGCTGCGTTTTCTCATGCGCAACCCCCGTCGAGTGCTGAGCAAAGCGCAGATTCTCGACCGGGTCTGGAGCTACGACTTCGGCGGCCGCTCCTCGGTCGTGGAGATCTATATCTCCTACCTGCGCAAGAAGATCGATGCCGGGCGCGCCCCGATGATTCACACCGTGCGCGGCGCCGGCTACATGCTCAAAGCCGTCACCTGA